In the Bacteroidia bacterium genome, ATTGTGCATATTGTCCGCAAGCTGCGCGCTATGATACTGATATTTCTGTGCATAAGTTAATGGACGTAGAGGAGGTAATTTCAGCTGCTCGGAGGGCAAAAGAGGCAGGCTCTACACGTTTTTGTATGGGGGCTGCATGGCGAGAAGTAAAAGATAATGCGGATTTTGAAAGGGTTTTAGCTATGGTCAAAGGGGTTAATGCGCTTGACATGGAAGTATGCTGTACCTTAGGTATGCTAACTGAACAACAAGCCCAAAAACTTAAAGAAGCAGGATTATATGCTTACAATCATAATTTAGACACTTCGGAGTCGCACTATGCTAAGATTATCACTACTCGTACTTATCAGGATAGGTTAGAAACTTTGAAACATGTTCGTAACTCGGGAATATCTGTATGCTGTGGAGGAATTATTGGCTTGGGCGAAACAGAAGAAGATAGAATAGAGCTACTACATACTTTGGCTACCTTACCTGAACATCCTGAAAGCGTTCCTATTAACGCGTTAGTACCTGTGAAAGGCACTCCATTAGAGCATCAGCCATTAGTGAACACCTTTGAAATGGTGCGTATGATAGCTACGGCACGAATTTTAATGCCCAAAGCTATGATACGACTAAGTGCAGGAAGAATACGCATGAGCTTAGAAGCCCAAGCACTTTGTTTTATGGCAGGCGCTAATTCCATTTTTGCAGGGGATAAGTTATTGACTACACCTAATCCGAGCTACATAGATGACCAAAAAATGTTCAGTATATTAGGCTTAAAAGCTAAAAAGCCATTTCAAGAAGCTAAATTACAGGAAGCTATTGAGCAAAAAGAAGATGAACGCTAGCAACGTAGTACAACTATGGGATGCCATTCTTGTAATAAATCCTGTGGCGCGGGAGGATGCAGTTCTTGTGGTATAGGTGGATGCGCAAGTTGCAACAAACTAAACACTTACGATTGGTTGGCAGGTTTGCAAGATGTACAGGCTTTTAATATCCACGAAGTACGATTCAAAGCCGATAGAAAAGACTTTTTTCAAAATGTTCATCGGTTGGATATTGTAACAGGCGATTGGGTAGTTGTAGAGAGCGAAAATGGAGGTTATGATGTGGGGCAAGTTTCTCTATCAGGAGAGTTGGTGCGTTTACAAATGCTAAAAAAGAAAATAGACCTTGAACAATATACACCTAAAAAAATTTATCGCAAAGCAAATGAGCAAGACTTACAAAAGCTACGCGAAGCCCGAGAGAGAGAAATGTCAATCTTATATCGCACTCGCGAAATAATCAAAAGCTTAGGCTTAGAAATGAAGCTTTCAGAAGTGGAATTTCAAGGCGATAGGTCTAGGATTACATTCTACTACACTGCTGAAAATAGAGTGGATTTCAGGGAATTGATTAAGATATTAGCAGAAGAGTTCAAAGTTCGGATTGAGATGCGGCAGATTGGACTAAGGCAAGAAGCGGCTAAATTGGGCGGAATTGGATCTTGTGGTAGGGAACTTTGTTGTAGTACTTGGCTAACTGACTTTAAGTCCGTAAACGTAAACGCGGCTAAATACCAATATCTCTCTCTCAATTCTAGTCGTTTGTCAGGACAATGTGGCAGATTAAAATGCTGCCTGAATTATGAGCTAGATTTATACCTTGAAGCCCTTAATTTTATTCCTAAAGTGGAACAGCCTATTCGCACTGTCAAGGGAGATGCTGTTCATGAAAAAACGGATATATTCAAAAAATTGATGTGGTTTAGTATCAAATCCGATAATACTTGGTACGCTGTTCCAATAGAAAGGGTCAACCAGCTTTTAGAAATGCAAGCCAAAGGTATAGTGATAGAAAGTTTGTTAGAACCACCGAAAATAGAAGAAAAATACGCAGACTTTGTAGATGTAGTAGGGCAAAGCGAGTTCGAGTTAGGTAACAAAAAACAGACTAAAAATGTTAAAGAAATTTCCCAAAAAACTGAAAACTCACAAAAAAAGCTAACTAATCAGCAAAAAAAAACTAATATTGACATTAAACCTAAAATTTTATCGGATAATCTATGAAGGCATATTCTTTCGTTATCCTTTGTGTATGTGCTTGGATAATCTTGTATTTTACTGCTTGTCAAAGAGCAGTTTTTGCCAAGCGACACTCCTTTGCAAACAACCAATGGAACAGCAAGGACTCTATCACTTTTGAACCTGAAATTAAAGACACTAATTTGGAATATGAAATTATTCTTAATTTAAGGCACACGCAGTACTATGAATGTAAAAACATTATTTTCAGCATGAGTATTACTGCGCCCAATGGTCAGATGCTTTCTTACGAACAATTTGACATACCCTTAGCAGATAATAGCGGTAGATGGACGGGTGAATGGATAGGCGATATTGTAGATCAAAAAATTATTCTGAAACGCAACTATAAGTTTGCTCAAGCTGGTAAATACACTTTCCGCTTTGCGCAACAAATGAGAGATAAAGAAAAACTGCATTCTGTTATGAGTGCAGAGCTAGTCATTAAAAGTAAGTAGAAGCAAAAAACTAACTTTTGACGACAAGCAGAACGGCTTGACCTTTTTTTCAAACCGTTTAGGCACTTTATGTTCAAGTTTGAAATTATAGCAGAAGATAAACACACTAAGGCAAGAGCAGGTATTCTACACACTCCACATGGTAGCATAGAAACGCCAATTTTTATGCCCGTAGGTACAGTAGGTACAGTAAAAGCAGTTTCGCAACAAGACCTTATTGAAAAAATTAAAGCGCAAATTATTTTAGGCAATACCTATCATCTATATTTACGCCCAGGTGTAGAAATACTATACAAAGCAGGGGGACTACATAAATTTATACACTGGGAAAAGCCCATACTTACTGACAGTGGAGGTTTTCAGGTCTATTCCTTATCTGCTATTCGTAAAATAAAAGAGGAAGGAGTAACTTTTCAATCTCATTTAGATGGCTCAAAGCATATTTTTACTCCCGAAAACGTGATAGATACTCAACGTAAGATAGGTTCGGACATTATGATGGTTTTAGATGAATGCACCCCCTATCCCTGTGAGTATAAATATGCAAAAAAATCTATGGAAATGACACACAGATGGGCAAGACGCTGCAAGAAACGTTTTGAAGAAACAGAACCTCTATATGGCTATACACAAGCTTTGTTTTGCATTGTACAGGGCAGCATTTACCAAGATTTGCGAAAGCAAAGTGCTGAAATACTATCTGAAATGGATTTTTTTGGTAATGCTATTGGGGGACTATCCGTTGGTGAACCTGCGGAGGTTATGTATGAGATTACTGATGTTGTTACGGATATCTTACCTAAACACAAGCCACGTTACTTAATGGGAGTAGGAACACCAGCAAATATCCTCGAAAGCTTTGCACTAGGTATTGACATGATGGATTGTGTGATGCCAACCCGGAACGCACGCAACGGAACGTTATTTACTCGCAATGGAATTATGAACATGCGTAATGCTAAATACAAAGATGACTTTTCCCCATTAGATCCCCTATCGGATTGTGAGATTGATCACTACTATTCTAAGGCATATCTGCGGCACTTACTAAACCAAAATGAAATTTTGGGCGCTTGGATAGCCACTATCCATAACCTACGTTTTTATCTTTGGCTTTCTGAACAAGCTCGCCAGCACATCATTCAAGGCGATTTTTACAGTTGGAAAAAAGAAATGGTATCCGCACTTACCCAAAAAATATAAAGCAAACCCTTACTGATTTTTGAAAGCTTCAAAGTCAAACAATAGAGAAAAACGTAAAGTATTTGCCAAAGGATGATTCTGTTGAAAAGGTACTAAATAGGCAAAGTCAAAACCTAAAACATTATAGCGGATGCCCATTCCAAAAGTCATATATTTTCTAGCACCTTTGGCAGGATCTTCATAAAAGAAGCCCGCACGTGCTGCGAAAAGTTTATTATACCAGTATTCTAAACCAATAGAGGTAGTAATTTCTGATATTTCTTCACTAAATCCACCTTGAGCATCGCCAAAAGATTGCATCATACCTGATATAAGTCCCGTTCTTGCTGCGCCACCTGCACTGGGGACTAAAAGCTTATTAAAATCATTAGTCAAAGTTATGCTATTGTAGTTATCTGCATCAATTTTGATAGCATATCCTACTCGCATGTTAGTAGGAATAAAATCTGCTGAACCGCTTGTAGTGTATCGTATTTTAGAACCAATGTTAGAGATATTAAAACCTACCCTAAGATTGATAGGTAGGTCAGAAACTGTAAAATCTTTGTTGTATAGACCTGCAATATCGGCTGCGCCTGCAATACCGGGTCTAATTACAGTGTTAGTTCCCCCAATCGTGAAACCTGCGGCAAGGTTTGAATAGATAAACCTTGCGGCTAAGGCTAAGGAAAAACTTTCAGACAGCTTACGGCTATATCCTGCGTCTATGGCAAACTCATTAGCATTAAATCGCCCTATTTGTTGTCCTTGATCGTTTGTAAAGATAATTTCGCCTAAAGTGAAGTAGCGAAGAGAACTTCCTATTGCTCCATCTTCGCCCATATTGTAAAAGCCTGATAAGTAAGATAAGCTTATATCTCTAACTCCTAACTGTGTTAGCCAAGGCGTGTATGAAATACCTGCTCCAAATTTTTTATTGATGAAGCTAATTGCAGCAGGATTCCAGTGCATAGCGTTGCTATTGTTTGTCAAGGCTACGCCTGCATCGCCTAAACCTCCTGATTGTGAGTCTGGAGTAATGATTAAAAAAGGGACAGCAGTGGTAATTGCTTTTGTTTGACCTGCGGCGTTGGGACCCGTGCTTTGGCTTACTGAAAGAGTGTAAAAGCCACATGTAAGCACAAATACCCAATAAAAAGCATGTTTTGACATAATGTTGGCTTAACGTACAGCGTACAAAATTAAGAAATATCAGCAATTTAACGAACTTAAAATGTGTAATCCTGTCTTAAAAAAGTACAAAAAGTTCAGGGGCACGGATGAAATATGTTTTTAGTCATGGAGTTGAGTATGATACAGAAAATTTTTATTTTTTGGGCGTGCCCCTTGCTGACGCAAGGGTCGGGGCATTCCGCACTGCGCTTCGCTTCGGTGCTTCGC is a window encoding:
- the tgt gene encoding tRNA guanosine(34) transglycosylase Tgt, with product MFKFEIIAEDKHTKARAGILHTPHGSIETPIFMPVGTVGTVKAVSQQDLIEKIKAQIILGNTYHLYLRPGVEILYKAGGLHKFIHWEKPILTDSGGFQVYSLSAIRKIKEEGVTFQSHLDGSKHIFTPENVIDTQRKIGSDIMMVLDECTPYPCEYKYAKKSMEMTHRWARRCKKRFEETEPLYGYTQALFCIVQGSIYQDLRKQSAEILSEMDFFGNAIGGLSVGEPAEVMYEITDVVTDILPKHKPRYLMGVGTPANILESFALGIDMMDCVMPTRNARNGTLFTRNGIMNMRNAKYKDDFSPLDPLSDCEIDHYYSKAYLRHLLNQNEILGAWIATIHNLRFYLWLSEQARQHIIQGDFYSWKKEMVSALTQKI
- a CDS encoding Signal peptidase-like protein; protein product: MGCHSCNKSCGAGGCSSCGIGGCASCNKLNTYDWLAGLQDVQAFNIHEVRFKADRKDFFQNVHRLDIVTGDWVVVESENGGYDVGQVSLSGELVRLQMLKKKIDLEQYTPKKIYRKANEQDLQKLREAREREMSILYRTREIIKSLGLEMKLSEVEFQGDRSRITFYYTAENRVDFRELIKILAEEFKVRIEMRQIGLRQEAAKLGGIGSCGRELCCSTWLTDFKSVNVNAAKYQYLSLNSSRLSGQCGRLKCCLNYELDLYLEALNFIPKVEQPIRTVKGDAVHEKTDIFKKLMWFSIKSDNTWYAVPIERVNQLLEMQAKGIVIESLLEPPKIEEKYADFVDVVGQSEFELGNKKQTKNVKEISQKTENSQKKLTNQQKKTNIDIKPKILSDNL
- a CDS encoding gliding motility lipoprotein GldH, which gives rise to MKAYSFVILCVCAWIILYFTACQRAVFAKRHSFANNQWNSKDSITFEPEIKDTNLEYEIILNLRHTQYYECKNIIFSMSITAPNGQMLSYEQFDIPLADNSGRWTGEWIGDIVDQKIILKRNYKFAQAGKYTFRFAQQMRDKEKLHSVMSAELVIKSK
- the bioB gene encoding biotin synthase BioB produces the protein MKEVRNDWTKAEVAQIYHTPLLELIFRAAEIHRKYHKPNEVQVCTLLSIKTGGCPEDCAYCPQAARYDTDISVHKLMDVEEVISAARRAKEAGSTRFCMGAAWREVKDNADFERVLAMVKGVNALDMEVCCTLGMLTEQQAQKLKEAGLYAYNHNLDTSESHYAKIITTRTYQDRLETLKHVRNSGISVCCGGIIGLGETEEDRIELLHTLATLPEHPESVPINALVPVKGTPLEHQPLVNTFEMVRMIATARILMPKAMIRLSAGRIRMSLEAQALCFMAGANSIFAGDKLLTTPNPSYIDDQKMFSILGLKAKKPFQEAKLQEAIEQKEDER
- the porV gene encoding type IX secretion system outer membrane channel protein PorV; the protein is MSKHAFYWVFVLTCGFYTLSVSQSTGPNAAGQTKAITTAVPFLIITPDSQSGGLGDAGVALTNNSNAMHWNPAAISFINKKFGAGISYTPWLTQLGVRDISLSYLSGFYNMGEDGAIGSSLRYFTLGEIIFTNDQGQQIGRFNANEFAIDAGYSRKLSESFSLALAARFIYSNLAAGFTIGGTNTVIRPGIAGAADIAGLYNKDFTVSDLPINLRVGFNISNIGSKIRYTTSGSADFIPTNMRVGYAIKIDADNYNSITLTNDFNKLLVPSAGGAARTGLISGMMQSFGDAQGGFSEEISEITTSIGLEYWYNKLFAARAGFFYEDPAKGARKYMTFGMGIRYNVLGFDFAYLVPFQQNHPLANTLRFSLLFDFEAFKNQ